One Nitrospirota bacterium genomic region harbors:
- a CDS encoding response regulator produces the protein MKTLIVDDSGPIRKIMKKMLVEMRHEVLEAENGQDALRQLESHPDIGLMLTDWNMPVMTGIELLEAIRGKGEFFPKPVIVMVTTENEESKIARALVTGADEYIMKPFSKEILEEKLNLLGIEKGSA, from the coding sequence ATGAAGACGCTGATTGTTGACGACTCCGGTCCGATCCGGAAGATCATGAAAAAAATGCTTGTGGAAATGAGACACGAAGTTCTTGAGGCAGAAAATGGTCAGGATGCGCTTCGTCAATTGGAGTCTCACCCGGATATCGGGCTGATGTTGACGGATTGGAACATGCCGGTCATGACAGGCATTGAACTTCTTGAAGCCATTCGAGGAAAGGGAGAATTTTTTCCGAAGCCGGTTATTGTGATGGTGACGACCGAAAATGAAGAGTCCAAAATCGCAAGGGCCCTTGTCACTGGGGCCGATGAATATATTATGAAGCCCTTTTCGAAAGAGATTCTCGAAGAGAAGCTTAACTTGTTAGGAATCGAAAAAGGGAGTGCCTGA
- the flgG gene encoding flagellar basal-body rod protein FlgG, whose product MNALSIASTGMSAQQLAVETIANNLANMSTIGFKKSVNEFQDLMYQTVRAAGTSTGTGTLPVGLQIGTGVKPVSIHKIFAQGDFQHTQSPLDIAIQGDGFLQVTLPDGTTAYTRDGALKTDSNGNLVTADGYQILPAMTVPNDAQTISISPQGVLSVVRAGSSTPVQIGTIDLARFANPAGLNSLGQNLFKPTLGSGDALTGAPGATGFGTLLQGSLENSNVNIAEEMVNMIVAQRAYEVNSKAIQTSDDMLGVVNNLKR is encoded by the coding sequence ATGAATGCATTGAGTATTGCCAGCACCGGCATGTCCGCCCAACAGCTCGCTGTAGAAACGATCGCCAATAATTTGGCGAACATGTCAACAATCGGGTTTAAAAAGAGTGTTAATGAATTTCAAGATCTCATGTACCAGACGGTCAGGGCGGCTGGCACTTCAACCGGCACAGGGACGCTTCCCGTTGGTTTGCAGATTGGAACCGGGGTGAAACCGGTATCCATTCATAAGATTTTTGCCCAGGGAGATTTCCAACATACCCAGAGTCCTCTGGATATTGCAATTCAGGGAGACGGATTCTTGCAGGTGACCCTGCCGGACGGAACAACGGCCTATACCAGAGATGGAGCCCTCAAGACCGACTCAAACGGCAATCTGGTCACCGCGGATGGGTATCAGATTCTTCCCGCCATGACCGTTCCCAATGATGCTCAGACTATTTCCATTTCGCCTCAGGGTGTTCTTTCTGTCGTTCGTGCAGGAAGTTCCACTCCGGTCCAGATCGGCACAATCGATCTGGCCCGATTTGCCAATCCTGCAGGATTGAATAGCCTCGGACAAAATTTGTTTAAACCGACGTTAGGCTCAGGTGATGCTCTGACCGGTGCTCCCGGTGCGACCGGATTTGGAACGCTTCTGCAAGGTTCACTCGAAAATTCCAACGTCAACATTGCGGAAGAGATGGTGAATATGATCGTGGCTCAGAGAGCTTACGAAGTGAATTCAAAAGCGATTCAGACGTCGGATGATATGTTAGGCGTAGTCAATAATCTGAAGAGATAA
- a CDS encoding protein-glutamate O-methyltransferase CheR, with product MISKETKDFLFTCLHKESGLVLDDSKSYLLESRLEPLAAQEGFHSLEELGKKLMKVPSPSLIQKVIEAMTTNETSFFRDRVPFDIFKNQIVPNLLKANEKIRKIRIWSACCSSGQEPYSISMLFSDFGPQIQHWDIKIFATDIDQKVLQHAQAGTYTQYEVQRGLPIHYLTRYFTRADTAWTMNPEVRKRIEFKLLNLLTDFTCFGMFDTIFCRNVLIYFDLDTKKKILEQMARMLSPSGVLFLGSTETSFGVTDKITRVSSDKGHYYKKA from the coding sequence ATGATTTCAAAAGAGACAAAAGATTTTTTATTTACCTGCCTTCATAAGGAAAGTGGCTTGGTTCTGGATGATTCGAAAAGCTATTTGCTTGAAAGCAGGCTTGAACCCTTAGCCGCACAGGAAGGTTTCCACTCGCTGGAGGAGCTTGGAAAGAAACTCATGAAAGTTCCGTCTCCTTCCCTAATTCAAAAGGTCATTGAGGCGATGACCACCAACGAAACCTCTTTTTTCAGAGATCGCGTCCCCTTCGATATTTTTAAAAACCAGATTGTTCCCAATCTATTAAAAGCAAATGAAAAAATCAGAAAGATAAGGATTTGGAGCGCATGTTGTTCCTCGGGACAGGAACCTTATTCAATTTCAATGCTTTTTTCAGATTTTGGTCCGCAAATACAACACTGGGACATCAAAATTTTTGCGACCGATATCGACCAGAAAGTTTTGCAGCATGCCCAGGCAGGAACTTATACACAGTACGAGGTTCAGCGAGGGCTCCCGATTCACTATCTGACCCGATATTTCACCCGGGCAGACACGGCCTGGACCATGAATCCTGAAGTTCGGAAAAGGATTGAGTTTAAACTTTTGAATTTGTTAACCGATTTTACCTGTTTTGGGATGTTTGATACGATTTTCTGCCGAAACGTTCTCATTTATTTTGATTTGGATACAAAAAAGAAAATTTTGGAACAGATGGCTAGAATGTTATCGCCCTCAGGGGTCCTCTTTTTGGGAAGTACGGAAACATCTTTCGGAGTAACCGATAAAATAACAAGAGTTTCGTCAGACAAGGGTCATTATTACAAAAAGGCCTGA
- a CDS encoding HDOD domain-containing protein, whose protein sequence is MGNKREEIHRAISNVSNLPTLPGVISKLNSLVENDRSSIDQMSHVISSDQTLSARVLKLVNSPFYGFPGRVSTVSHALILLGVNVVKGLTLSASIFELMEKQAVGLWEHSLGTAVIARFIAKELGHPDLDSVSTAALLHDIGRVVLKVMFVEDYQKIQTLISARDATMLEVEQEVLNTDHAEIGSWLARAWNLPEKLIEPIAFHHSVERAKEQKTVASIVHLSDVLVKGYGFGFSGDEFVSSIQQAAWEHLSLTDEKVEKIVSALEMELMDARSFSFEVQAG, encoded by the coding sequence ATGGGTAATAAGAGAGAGGAAATTCATCGCGCGATTTCAAATGTGTCCAACCTTCCGACCCTCCCTGGAGTGATTTCAAAACTCAATTCGCTTGTCGAGAACGACCGCTCCTCAATTGACCAGATGTCCCATGTGATCTCCTCAGATCAGACTTTATCAGCTCGGGTATTGAAGCTGGTTAATTCCCCTTTCTATGGCTTTCCGGGAAGAGTCTCTACCGTTTCTCATGCCTTGATTCTTCTCGGGGTCAATGTCGTTAAAGGGTTGACGCTCAGTGCGTCAATCTTTGAATTGATGGAAAAACAGGCCGTTGGGCTATGGGAACATTCGCTGGGGACGGCTGTAATAGCCCGCTTTATTGCCAAAGAACTCGGTCATCCAGACCTCGATTCTGTTTCGACCGCCGCGTTGCTACACGACATTGGAAGAGTGGTTTTAAAAGTAATGTTTGTCGAGGATTATCAGAAAATTCAGACGCTGATCTCCGCCCGGGATGCGACGATGCTAGAGGTGGAACAGGAAGTCTTGAATACGGACCACGCTGAAATAGGAAGCTGGCTGGCCCGGGCCTGGAACCTGCCTGAGAAATTGATCGAACCGATCGCCTTTCATCATTCCGTAGAACGTGCCAAAGAGCAGAAGACTGTGGCCTCCATCGTTCACCTTTCCGATGTCCTGGTGAAAGGATATGGATTCGGTTTTTCGGGGGACGAGTTTGTCTCTTCGATCCAACAGGCCGCCTGGGAACATTTGAGTCTAACGGACGAAAAGGTTGAAAAGATCGTAAGCGCCCTGGAAATGGAACTCATGGATGCGCGGAGTTTCTCATTCGAAGTCCAGGCAGGATAA
- a CDS encoding chemotaxis response regulator protein-glutamate methylesterase, which yields MSKPIQVLIVDDSVVIRRSVSSLLAKDSDIQVIGTASNGKIALEQIALLKPEVIVLDLEMPELDGFGVLRYLRKEFPRIKSVVFSTLSQRGAFQTIEALSLGASDYSTKPSSMAGGADDLTLAKVSEELIRKVKQFRTAGNNPLLPEKKRFEQPLEYPKSSSSSLKNGQPPKVVAIGISTGGPEALLKMLPGLAKDVPVPILIVQHMPPLFTKILSDRLATSCQIKVVEAAEGMKVERGTAYIAPGNFHMEVHQVKDDLFITLNQNPHENSCRPSADVLFRSVAKCFGGESMGVIMTGMGQDGFKGLREMKDKGAVILAQDEASSVVWGMPSYVVRDGMADQVVPLIKMSSVISGIVARAVPSSAH from the coding sequence ATGAGCAAACCGATTCAAGTCCTGATTGTGGACGATTCGGTCGTCATCAGGCGGAGCGTCTCATCGCTACTCGCAAAAGATTCGGACATTCAGGTTATCGGGACGGCATCCAACGGCAAGATCGCCCTCGAACAAATCGCACTTTTAAAACCGGAAGTGATTGTTCTTGATCTGGAAATGCCGGAATTGGATGGATTCGGTGTTTTGCGCTATTTAAGGAAAGAATTTCCGCGGATCAAGAGCGTTGTGTTCAGTACACTCAGTCAGCGGGGCGCTTTTCAGACCATCGAGGCGCTTTCTCTCGGGGCCAGCGACTATTCCACAAAGCCATCCAGTATGGCGGGTGGGGCGGATGATCTGACACTGGCCAAAGTGTCGGAAGAGTTAATCAGAAAAGTCAAACAATTCCGTACAGCTGGAAATAATCCACTTCTGCCCGAAAAGAAAAGATTTGAACAGCCCCTTGAATATCCCAAATCCTCCTCTTCCAGTTTAAAAAATGGTCAACCTCCTAAAGTCGTTGCGATTGGCATTTCAACGGGAGGGCCTGAGGCACTTTTAAAGATGCTTCCCGGCCTCGCGAAGGATGTTCCTGTTCCTATTTTAATCGTTCAGCATATGCCCCCGCTTTTCACAAAGATTCTTTCGGACCGCTTGGCCACCAGTTGTCAGATTAAAGTCGTCGAAGCGGCAGAGGGGATGAAGGTTGAACGCGGGACGGCCTATATCGCTCCCGGGAACTTTCATATGGAAGTCCATCAGGTTAAAGACGATCTTTTTATCACGTTAAATCAGAATCCCCATGAGAATTCATGCAGACCCTCCGCCGACGTTCTTTTCAGGTCTGTAGCGAAATGTTTTGGTGGGGAATCCATGGGGGTGATTATGACGGGAATGGGACAAGATGGATTCAAAGGTTTAAGAGAAATGAAAGACAAGGGTGCCGTCATTCTCGCTCAGGACGAAGCGTCGAGTGTTGTTTGGGGAATGCCTTCCTATGTCGTTCGGGATGGCATGGCGGATCAGGTAGTTCCATTGATAAAAATGAGTTCTGTGATATCGGGAATCGTGGCCAGGGCCGTTCCCTCCTCGGCACATTAA
- the flgF gene encoding flagellar basal-body rod protein FlgF: MDALYPVLSGALTQEKNLEVITNNLANLNSSGFKKDFPILSALDPLGFDQPNLNGGKDPLPTYGFLDGISTDFSPGVIKQTGEPLDVAIDGENFLSVQTPAGVRYTRNGSLSLNSEGQIVTQSGYPVLGSSGPITLPPGRVNIDDEGRVSVEGIEIDSFQLVQFGDLKSLKKMEGTLFEAFGVTATPAIEKRVQQGFLEGSNVNPVEEMVAMIRIMRLYEASQKVIQSTDEMASKASNDLGKV; the protein is encoded by the coding sequence ATGGATGCACTATACCCCGTCCTATCAGGAGCCCTGACGCAAGAGAAGAATCTCGAGGTAATCACCAATAACCTTGCGAATCTGAATAGTAGCGGGTTTAAAAAAGACTTTCCAATTCTTTCCGCCCTGGATCCTCTTGGATTTGATCAGCCGAATTTAAATGGCGGGAAAGATCCTCTTCCGACCTATGGATTTTTAGACGGAATCAGTACCGATTTCTCGCCAGGCGTCATAAAACAGACAGGCGAACCGCTCGACGTGGCCATCGACGGAGAGAACTTTTTATCAGTTCAGACGCCTGCGGGGGTTCGTTATACCCGAAATGGGAGCCTTAGCCTTAATTCTGAAGGCCAGATCGTGACACAAAGTGGCTACCCGGTTTTAGGATCTTCCGGTCCGATTACTCTCCCCCCTGGGAGAGTGAATATCGATGACGAAGGGAGAGTCTCGGTGGAAGGGATAGAAATCGATTCCTTTCAATTGGTCCAGTTTGGCGATTTGAAAAGTCTGAAAAAGATGGAGGGCACCTTGTTTGAGGCCTTCGGCGTGACAGCGACCCCTGCGATAGAAAAGAGAGTGCAACAAGGGTTCCTGGAAGGTTCGAATGTCAATCCGGTAGAAGAGATGGTGGCGATGATTCGAATCATGAGACTCTACGAAGCCTCACAGAAGGTGATTCAAAGCACGGATGAAATGGCTTCAAAAGCATCAAACGATCTGGGAAAAGTATAA
- a CDS encoding protein phosphatase CheZ, with protein MNSQNGNHPDSGPIYDSFPGGLYDALGNIAKDLNQILMKQEIVESHIKTASEDLPILSDQLLDMNRFTEEETHKILEHTERVMDNHSLLGTKIREALALFKGKTLDEAGVEQRLQEIGSVIEENNRILMNILTGLSFQDLAGQRMKRMDVILQDLQARILKLVVTYGMKKKEEKVNGSKNRELLNELESSTGVKLAQGEVNNILKEFGF; from the coding sequence ATGAATTCTCAAAACGGTAACCATCCTGATTCCGGACCGATCTATGATTCATTTCCGGGAGGTCTTTACGATGCTCTAGGCAATATTGCAAAGGACCTTAACCAGATTTTAATGAAACAGGAGATCGTGGAGTCGCATATCAAGACGGCCTCGGAAGATCTTCCGATTTTGAGCGACCAGCTTCTGGATATGAATCGTTTCACGGAAGAGGAAACCCATAAAATCCTCGAACATACCGAACGGGTGATGGACAACCATTCCTTGCTTGGGACCAAAATCCGGGAGGCACTGGCCCTTTTTAAAGGGAAGACTTTGGATGAAGCCGGGGTAGAACAAAGACTTCAGGAAATCGGAAGCGTGATTGAAGAAAACAACAGGATTCTTATGAATATTTTGACCGGTCTCTCTTTCCAGGATCTGGCCGGCCAGCGTATGAAAAGAATGGATGTTATTTTGCAAGATTTGCAGGCCAGAATCCTCAAGCTAGTCGTCACCTACGGGATGAAAAAGAAAGAAGAGAAAGTCAATGGATCCAAGAACAGGGAACTGCTCAATGAGCTGGAATCCTCGACCGGAGTAAAGCTGGCTCAGGGGGAAGTCAATAATATTTTGAAAGAATTTGGATTTTAG
- a CDS encoding flagellar motor protein: MDILTILGVVVGMTALLGGQAIEGGNIQSLLQFTAAMIVLGGTLGAVMVQFTLPIFIRSIKLGLEVLTSPKDESLHYIEKMVEYSGIVRKQGILALENKIKELKDPFMKKGLQLLIDGIQPGQMREILEVDSSFREEYHHMSAKVFEAAGGYCPTFGIIGAVMGLIHVMENLADPSKLGAGIAVAFVATIYGVLSANLIFLPIGNKLKLRARLETITYELIIEGLMSIAGGENPRMMQEKLEGFLRENQKIKMKKI, encoded by the coding sequence ATGGATATTTTAACGATTCTCGGCGTTGTGGTCGGAATGACCGCTCTTCTCGGAGGCCAGGCGATTGAAGGAGGGAACATCCAGTCCCTCCTTCAATTTACTGCCGCGATGATCGTTCTGGGGGGTACGCTTGGAGCGGTAATGGTCCAGTTTACCCTCCCTATCTTTATCCGGTCTATCAAGCTCGGGCTGGAGGTTCTGACTTCACCCAAAGACGAATCACTCCATTACATTGAAAAAATGGTGGAGTATTCGGGCATTGTACGAAAACAGGGGATTCTTGCTTTGGAAAACAAGATTAAGGAGCTGAAGGATCCGTTCATGAAGAAAGGGTTACAGCTCCTGATCGACGGGATTCAACCCGGTCAGATGCGGGAGATTCTCGAAGTCGACAGCAGTTTCCGTGAAGAGTATCACCATATGTCGGCCAAGGTATTCGAAGCGGCGGGAGGGTATTGCCCGACTTTTGGAATCATTGGCGCAGTCATGGGACTGATTCATGTGATGGAAAATCTGGCCGATCCTTCCAAATTGGGTGCCGGAATTGCCGTCGCCTTTGTCGCGACGATTTACGGGGTATTGTCGGCCAACCTCATCTTTCTACCGATCGGAAATAAACTCAAACTGAGGGCAAGGCTGGAAACAATCACCTACGAATTAATTATAGAAGGCCTGATGTCCATTGCGGGGGGTGAAAATCCGCGCATGATGCAAGAAAAGCTGGAAGGGTTCTTGAGGGAAAATCAGAAAATCAAAATGAAAAAGATTTAA
- the cheY gene encoding chemotaxis response regulator CheY, translating into MAVDLNIKILIVDDMSTMRRIVKNALKQIGFSNMEEAEDGNTALAKLRAESFNFVVSDWNMPNMTGLDLLKAIRADASLKSLPVLMVTAEAKQENIVEAVQAGVSNYIVKPFTADTLKEKIDKIFA; encoded by the coding sequence ATGGCAGTCGACTTAAACATTAAGATTCTTATTGTCGATGATATGTCGACCATGAGGCGAATTGTCAAGAATGCACTTAAACAAATTGGCTTTTCGAATATGGAAGAGGCCGAAGATGGAAATACCGCGCTGGCCAAATTACGGGCGGAATCCTTTAATTTTGTTGTTTCGGACTGGAATATGCCTAACATGACCGGCCTCGACCTGCTCAAGGCCATTCGTGCCGATGCGTCTTTGAAGAGCCTCCCGGTGCTGATGGTGACCGCTGAAGCGAAACAGGAAAATATTGTCGAGGCGGTACAGGCTGGCGTCAGCAATTATATTGTGAAACCTTTTACAGCCGATACGTTGAAAGAAAAGATTGACAAGATTTTTGCCTGA
- a CDS encoding OmpA family protein, whose translation MAKKKKAEEPENGERWLISYADFITLLFAFFVVMYSVSAVNEGKLKVLGDSISTAFNPFIPFSATTIRIVSNQSGTNPTDQVFDIGILTYRKLKEGIKDIDKDQRIKVESDARGLAIRLPDELIFESGKADILPKFDQTLQKVAALLKELPNHLQIEGHTDNVPIKTSAFPSNWELSTMRSVAILRSLIAASIDPIRLSAAGYGEFKPISTNDTPEGRAKNRRVEIIVLNPGRESVIPVVDSTTIAESGTLPDAKYSN comes from the coding sequence ATGGCCAAAAAGAAGAAGGCAGAAGAACCTGAGAATGGAGAAAGGTGGCTGATTTCCTATGCCGATTTCATCACGCTGCTATTCGCCTTTTTTGTCGTGATGTATTCAGTGTCCGCCGTAAACGAAGGAAAATTGAAAGTGCTGGGGGATTCGATTAGCACTGCTTTTAACCCCTTCATTCCCTTTTCAGCGACGACAATCAGAATTGTTTCCAATCAGAGCGGTACTAATCCCACCGACCAGGTTTTTGATATCGGTATTTTGACCTATCGAAAATTGAAAGAAGGGATAAAAGATATTGATAAAGATCAGAGAATCAAGGTTGAAAGCGATGCCAGGGGGTTGGCGATCCGTCTTCCCGACGAATTGATCTTCGAATCGGGAAAAGCCGATATCCTTCCCAAGTTTGATCAGACGCTTCAGAAAGTCGCAGCATTGTTGAAAGAGTTGCCCAACCATCTGCAGATTGAAGGACATACCGATAATGTTCCGATAAAGACCTCTGCCTTTCCTTCAAACTGGGAGCTTTCGACAATGCGATCGGTAGCCATTCTACGGAGCTTGATTGCAGCTTCGATCGACCCGATTCGATTATCAGCAGCTGGTTACGGAGAATTCAAACCGATCTCGACGAATGACACTCCGGAAGGAAGAGCAAAAAACCGGAGAGTGGAAATTATTGTTTTAAATCCCGGCCGGGAATCGGTCATTCCCGTGGTTGATTCTACGACCATCGCTGAAAGTGGGACACTGCCTGATGCAAAATATTCCAATTAA
- a CDS encoding HAMP domain-containing protein, with translation MWQWKKWKLRTKILASFGLILALSLVLAVNSWLAADHMSIIVSQLQEEDFLPYNDGRQLDDALTRISRAFSDAISLGSDTKLERAKESEKDFIATLSHLKKIEKKDIQFVDEVEVLFKSYADSGNLVVSSLLSKTPVPGLEQARETFGRSNQQLKEIIGGFIETKEKDFSSNIDRVKKTSRAFETRIFWIAAGIIVSGFALAFLITRLIMTPLRKVLDGLKDIAQGEADLTKRIPVASHDEMGELANLFNTFSNKLQGTISGVVGATHLLNKESEKLFTFSRTLTTHSGAASEKMNFVHSAGKQANENIQSVATAAEEMSATIKGISSNLQEETAITNQAVKLAETTNAEISGNTAETSRIISNAVKVADSTNQAIAKLGTSSTEIGEVIKVITSIAKQTNLLALNATIEAARAGEAGKGFAVVANEVKELAKATAKATEEIGQKIEAIQSDTLGAVSAIGEIGKIINQINEISTTGAERTVTSISGIRKIVGQINEISTAIAGAVEEQAVTTSEMTRTISDAAHGMNEIVKSNLETVSLTQGTSDSAGQVESAAKEVSRMAGELESQVKGFKC, from the coding sequence ATGTGGCAATGGAAGAAATGGAAACTACGAACTAAAATACTTGCGAGTTTCGGGCTAATTCTTGCTCTTTCTCTCGTTCTCGCTGTCAATAGTTGGCTGGCAGCAGATCATATGTCGATCATTGTCAGCCAGCTTCAGGAAGAGGACTTTCTCCCGTACAATGACGGGAGACAGCTGGATGATGCCCTGACAAGAATCAGCCGTGCTTTTTCGGATGCCATCAGCTTGGGAAGTGATACCAAGCTGGAGAGGGCAAAGGAAAGCGAAAAGGATTTTATAGCGACCCTCTCCCATTTAAAGAAGATAGAAAAAAAAGACATTCAATTTGTGGACGAAGTAGAAGTCCTTTTCAAGTCCTATGCCGATTCTGGAAATCTTGTGGTGAGCTCTCTACTTTCCAAGACTCCTGTGCCCGGGCTTGAACAGGCGAGAGAAACATTCGGACGTAGCAACCAACAGCTCAAAGAGATAATTGGCGGTTTTATAGAAACAAAAGAGAAGGATTTTAGCTCCAATATCGATAGGGTGAAAAAAACCTCAAGGGCATTTGAAACCAGGATATTTTGGATTGCGGCGGGGATTATCGTCTCGGGATTTGCATTGGCTTTTCTCATCACGCGTCTGATCATGACCCCACTCAGAAAAGTGCTCGACGGTCTTAAAGATATCGCCCAGGGCGAAGCGGATCTGACCAAGCGGATCCCGGTCGCTTCCCATGATGAAATGGGAGAGTTGGCGAATCTTTTTAATACCTTTTCCAATAAACTCCAGGGAACGATTTCCGGAGTTGTCGGAGCCACCCATTTATTGAACAAGGAATCGGAGAAGCTTTTTACTTTCAGCAGAACGCTGACGACTCATTCCGGAGCGGCGAGCGAGAAGATGAACTTTGTTCATTCTGCCGGCAAGCAGGCCAATGAGAACATTCAATCGGTCGCGACGGCCGCAGAGGAAATGTCGGCGACGATTAAGGGAATTTCATCAAACCTTCAGGAAGAAACGGCGATCACCAATCAAGCAGTCAAGTTGGCGGAGACAACCAATGCTGAAATATCAGGTAATACTGCGGAAACGAGTCGCATCATTTCCAATGCGGTCAAAGTGGCCGATTCGACGAATCAGGCCATTGCAAAGCTCGGCACTTCCAGTACGGAAATCGGCGAAGTAATTAAGGTCATTACGTCCATTGCCAAGCAGACGAACCTTTTGGCGCTTAATGCAACGATTGAAGCAGCTCGCGCTGGCGAAGCAGGCAAGGGGTTCGCGGTAGTTGCGAATGAAGTGAAGGAACTGGCCAAGGCCACTGCGAAGGCCACCGAAGAGATCGGTCAAAAAATCGAGGCCATCCAGTCTGACACGCTTGGAGCCGTTTCTGCGATCGGGGAGATTGGAAAGATCATCAACCAGATCAACGAGATTTCAACGACGGGAGCTGAAAGAACGGTGACTTCGATCAGCGGGATTCGAAAAATCGTCGGTCAGATAAATGAAATTTCAACGGCTATTGCCGGAGCGGTGGAAGAACAGGCAGTGACGACCTCGGAAATGACCCGAACGATTTCAGATGCCGCCCACGGAATGAACGAAATTGTAAAAAGCAATTTGGAAACGGTCTCTTTGACCCAGGGAACTTCCGATTCCGCAGGGCAGGTGGAATCGGCCGCGAAAGAAGTCTCTCGAATGGCGGGAGAACTGGAATCGCAGGTCAAAGGATTCAAATGTTAG
- a CDS encoding diguanylate cyclase, which yields MSQKLRIALDHRNPEEMEILQLRLQGKGYQVIPLNLLKNAIGLLYLDPPDLVIVDLSTEIAILQTFIQDLKRESYFTPVPLIGLIPEVIADRMEWEKFPLDDFIRLPIVYAELFNRIALSLERMKRVFDNNPLTRLPGNTSIQRAIQLALGQEVAVCYLDINDFKPYNDVYGFARGDEVINMVARIISNAVKPYGEKCFAGHIGGDDFVFITPLDESEKICQKIIDHFNMIVSDLFGEEEKSKRFYIAKNRKGEIEKIPLLGLAIAVIPMTNPVMNHYGKVAESAASLKKLAKRSNGSRYVVERRSS from the coding sequence ATGTCACAAAAACTGAGAATTGCTCTGGATCACCGTAATCCGGAAGAAATGGAGATTCTTCAACTCCGACTCCAGGGAAAGGGTTATCAGGTTATCCCTTTGAATCTTCTCAAGAATGCGATCGGTCTTCTTTATCTGGACCCTCCCGATTTGGTGATTGTCGATCTCTCCACGGAGATTGCAATACTTCAAACCTTTATTCAGGATCTCAAGAGGGAGAGCTACTTTACTCCAGTCCCGCTGATTGGCCTCATTCCGGAAGTGATCGCGGATAGGATGGAATGGGAAAAATTTCCACTCGATGATTTCATCCGGCTCCCGATTGTGTATGCAGAGCTTTTCAATCGCATCGCCCTCTCCCTCGAAAGAATGAAACGGGTTTTTGACAACAATCCTCTGACCCGGCTTCCGGGAAATACTTCTATTCAGCGGGCCATTCAGCTGGCTTTGGGTCAGGAGGTGGCTGTCTGCTATCTCGATATCAATGATTTTAAACCGTACAACGATGTTTACGGATTTGCCCGGGGAGACGAAGTTATTAATATGGTCGCGCGGATTATTTCAAACGCGGTAAAACCGTATGGAGAAAAATGTTTTGCCGGTCATATCGGGGGTGATGATTTTGTTTTTATTACGCCGCTTGATGAGTCCGAAAAGATCTGTCAGAAGATTATCGATCATTTCAATATGATTGTTTCGGATCTCTTTGGTGAAGAGGAGAAATCAAAAAGATTTTACATTGCCAAAAATAGAAAAGGAGAGATTGAAAAGATTCCTCTCCTGGGACTTGCCATTGCTGTCATTCCGATGACCAATCCGGTTATGAATCATTACGGCAAGGTGGCAGAGTCGGCCGCGTCCCTCAAAAAACTCGCAAAGCGATCCAACGGAAGCCGATATGTTGTTGAAAGGCGGTCTAGTTAG